accgatattattgtccaattgaaattcgcattgaggcatgtagcatcgtgttccgttgggtttaaagcgaaaatttcaaatatattttctctataataaaacaacactttttttctggtgagaaaacttgataattgtgttcgataatgataattatcttatattacattgatgagttttttctttatttcatccatacataacacaggagccatctcgtccagggccacagagcgctgctttcatcatatcttatTCCACTTAGGCATCtcctatcgtgatacgcaccatcaaatgactaatcaccatctttctatcattatcactcggttatggacattggtggagtgaaccaagaatacctaacaaccagacaaaacggcccttttcagggccaccaagagattaacaatgtaattcttcaaacatatccaaaatcagcatgatGTAACAGATAacccaacggaatcctacgtcaactttgcggtcgtgtctcggacacaaccctcctgtgacttttttagtcgagctcggcttctggaatatgaaaacaaacgagacgagcgctcgtctgctcgtctcgttttctagGGCCCATAATCggtaaaaatctgacaacactactcattatcgtttgtgtttgacgtttgcttagcgtgagctcgtaaaatttacccgttcatcaatacttaaatttctcccgtgtttcatcagttttcatcattgttaacagtttactgtgatcgcttggtaagtgtttcgcagttgactataaaatataatcatgtgtaatgaaattttcgtccaaaaaattacaaaataaagtgtcctaaatttgaattcaatctgtccgaaacttgattcagtgtccgaagtttgattctaattcgcttcatttgaaaaacattttattcgatgatttttttatgttttcaatcaaataggtaccaaagtagaaagcttttaagcatattgaactaatttattcaaACTATCAACCAAATattacctgtgcataaagtttagatctgttctgcatcatatgccttgagtgtccgaaatatgattcagaacggaaaCTGAAACCTAGAATTAAACAGTCTCGAAATACTTTTTTTCAGCACAATGAATCAGTTTGTTCGTTTTTGTTGCCAAACCGAGCTTCCGTCGTCGTCGAAGATCATCTCTGTGTCCTACAAATTATTCGAAGTTCTACCTTGAGATCAcccgaaatttttgaagaaactaCAGGTTTTTAAATCAAGTAGAAGGAAACGAACAATTTCCTGTCAAGTACGCCGCAGTCGGAATTGGAATTGGACCTCTAACCGTATTATTTGGTTCTCAACGTTGTGGAAATATCGACGAATAAACAAGTGAGAATGGGTTAGATTTTTTAGAACATTTATtgacatctttttttttcgattgtgCTAATCtgtataatattttaaaaagtaAATTTTGCCCGAGAAGCCTCAGTTATAATTGTTTGTTTCTTCATATGTATTTATATTGTTTAAAAAGGTAAAAAAAACACACTACAAACCTTTCCTACGGTTTTGTTCATTGTATGGACtagtcaaaaaaaatgttgaggcAATCGCGTTTCCGCTTCATAAAGGACATTTTCGTTTTATATATCTTCTGCATCACGGTATTTTCATTTGTGAGATTCGCGTAGCAAGGCCGTTCTGCTTTGAACTTGTAtaagcgttaaaatttgagtgtgTGCGCCGCAATATCTGTCGTGTGGtataacagttttttttttgattatgtAGCTTACAACAAACTGTTGATTACAATGCTCTCAATAGTAAACATGCTTATTTCTTAAACTTTAAAGCTACTACTATTATAATATCATCGTTGGAGACTCAGAAACATTTATCGTGTACATCATCGGTACTTGTTGTTCGTAAAACTCTTATCCAAAAACAGGGGGCGGGTCACAGATCTTACTTTCCAATGTGCATTTTTCCTAGAAGATTAGTTGCGGTGGATGTTGCCGAATCCTGTGCCTTGCCAACGGTCTCCTTGATGGTCTAAAATTTAATTGAGATTCAGTAAAGAACAAGACTCTGTATAAGTATCGGATCTCACCTGAACAACCTCTCCTCGTTTTCCATCCGCGTATTGATTTGCATCCTGCAGCTTCTTGTCAGCTTCATCATTTAACACTTTGATAGcttgaaaggaaaaaaaaggcgATGAACAATTTCTTTGTCCGATTTATAGAAATGATAAAGCTCACCTTCATCTGCCTTCTCTTCGGCCACCTTCATCTGTTCCTCAGCGGCCTGTTCAATTACTTTGGCGGATTCCTGGGCAGCATTCTCGGCGGCCTGCTTGGCGTGATCCATTAGAGTACCGgcagcctgtaaaaataatcgtaTTGTGATTCAACGTGTAATGGCAATGAACCACGCTGATCATTTTCGAACCTTTTCAGTCTCATCTGCTACGGCAGATGCCTTCTGTTTGGCGTCCTCAACCGCGGATGCCGTATCGTTGGCTAGCTTTTCGGACTCCTGCTTGGTCTGTTCGAACGCTTCCTGCGTTTTCTTCACCTGCTCCTCGGCCAAATTCTGTGCTGTGGCGGCTTTCTCAACGGCCATTTCCGAGGtttccttcttctttttctcgAAGAGACTCTCGGCCTTGCTGCCAAGGTTTTTGAGCGAAGCTGCAATGATGGTTGGAACAGGAATATGTTATTTCAGAACTAGGATAAGATAAAATAATCAATTGATTCTAAGAAGACTTATTCTAACAATGAAGTAGTGAACATTGTTTATAGAATTTTACAAccaatatattttatatttaaaaaaattaatataaatcatataatttgaaattcatttcatTTTGGATAGTAGTCATCGTAATCGAATGGCTGTTCACCCGCTTACCAAACGAACGATTGTGAATTCAAATTTCAGGACCCTTGATTACCAACTCAATGTGTTATCGTAGAATAACAACGTCCACGAAACAATCATTCAGTGACGGAGATCCAGTCTCTCTTCATTCATACGCGCTCTACTACTTGCAACATAGCGCTATtattaacacaacaatggaagcgtCGTATCAATCGTCTCTTGGTATGTTTTTTTATCCTATTCctacaatattttaaaatattcgtTCATAGTATTACCAACTCCTTATTGGTCACAATTTTCAATTCCTTAGCCCTTTCATAAGATAGTACCTTTTTTTGAGGTGAAATGATAGAAGTTTGAGCTGAGCTAAGTAGTAGAGGAGtcaatacaaacttcaattcgTCGAATTCTTACACTACCCTGTCAGGAACACTATGCAGAGactgtttcagaaaaaaaaatgtttgaaaaatgcTGCGAACGAAACACCACAGGTAATCGCAATCGACTATGTAAAATCAATGCTTTTGAGGTGATCATTGGAGGGAAAGCGGCTGTAGTACGAGCAGAAACACACCATGGTGATTCAGCAACACGACAACGCTTGACCACATTTAGTGAAGTCAGTGTAAACCTGCTAGGAAACATGTTTATGGGAAAACATACACTATCTATCGTTTCTACAAGATATAGCCGTAAGATATTGCTTAAAAAGCGCCTCCATTCTCATAACATACAAGATTAAACAATGATTCCACATTTTATAGCTTTAAAAGACGTGTCTTTCATCTCAAGTGGAATCAAATGCTACCAGAATAAcggaaaaaaaagtgaaaaaaaactttttaagataaacggtttaattgtgattaaacataataatgtactaaaagctagaaaataatcagGCAAGTAGcaattagcagttatcacacctctccttcattagcctagggcattgataagactaaaataaaatcgtgggacacatGATGAAGTCGccaattgtggataatggaaatccaacgtgtcccacgattttattttagtcttatcaatgccttaggctaatgaaggagaggtgtgataactgctaattgCTACTTGCctgattattttctagcttttagtacattgttatgtttaatcacaattaaaccgtttaacttaaaaagttttttttacttattttattttctagtttttagtacactatctgtttcattagaatatttctctactataaaaacattgtactgtattctatcagttaaaaaatttcatttgaaactGATATTGAgttgattgcagaaaatacatagtgggttctccaagtcaaattcgttcgtttgatacacatatctcaatcatcctttttttgagatgatatggagtctgctattttgtagcggcggccaaattggatttttcaagataagctgTTTCAAAATGCCAGGAGaaataaaggtattttataaattcggtcagttactagtggtcaaatttctatcaatttgggacaaccctacagacaagctaaataaatccgtttaaaaaagtaatttgctatttttagattgcgaccatcttggatttgtatttttcatgatctactgtgatctactagtcaagccctttcatttgaaacccatattaatggggtttttcataaataaccgtattcctactagtcaagccctttcatttgatatccataataatagggttttgagaaaatatgcagtccgccattttgtagttgaagccatcttggatttgcattttccataaattactgtgttctactagtcaagcctcctcatttgatacccataataatagggttttgtggaaatatgtgatccgccattttgtagcggccgccatcctGAATTTTCAGAATCATGAAAtaagcagttttataatgactacagagataaaggtgtgttccaaatttcagatcaatcggtcaacagaaagggggtcaaatttctattaatgtgggtcagcgctacagacaaacacgttacaaacatacaaacgtacaaacatacaaacatacaaacagattacagggcaagctaaataaaaacgtttaaaaatactattaatgtttaattcgtaacattttttgacgtagaactatgtctttcattaagggtgccaaatcagaaaacaggtcacgtttttatgaaataaagttaacgttaataactatttttgccgcgatcggattttggcgattcacatactaaacgaatcggaaatgcCGTAagttttgtttaatatgctatacattagattcccctggtttgtaaagtctgcttcatttaatattggaacaaattcttttgctcattgtggcgctcctagtggacggatttggaaacttttttcacccacgtgtcgggaaattcattacctttcaccatgtatttatgtcataacaccaaacgatagcattttgtaaacaaccgccatggaagccgaacggagagataaaattgtgcacagttttcttgaaaatccattgttgtcggcatctaagctagctaaacagcttaaaatgcccagaaataccgtatggcgtgttatcaagcagtacaaggaaacattgacgacggctcggaagccgcactcgaagcgtcggagtggaactgtcgaccggaaactgcgtgggaaagtcatcaaggccgtcaagaggaatcccaatctttcagaccgcgatttggccaataagttccaggccgctcacagtacggtgcgacgaattcgtctccgggaaggaataaggtcattccgagccagcaaacagccaaatcggacgctgaagcagaacaatgtggccagaatccgtgctcgaaagctgtacgaccaagtgctgaccaagttcgacggatgtattctgatggacgatgagacctacgtgaaggcggaatttgggcaaatcccaggtcaaaaattttatttggcgacggctcggggggatgtacctgcaaaatttaagttcgtgtttgcggataaattcgcaagtacatgatttggcaggggatatgcagttgtggacagaaaaccaaagtctttctcactgacaagacaatgccatcagaagtctacaaaaaagagtgcctacagaaacggattctgccgtttattcgtgcccacgaccgtccagtaatgttttggccggacctcgcaagctgccattacagcaaaacggttatggaatggtacgcaacgaacggggtcagcgtaataccgaaggacctcaaccccccaaactgcccccagttccggccgatagagaaatactgggcaatcacgaagcggaggcttaaggcaaagggaaaacttgttaggaacatgactcaaatgaagaactggtggaatcaaatcgccaaaacggtggacgaaaagggtgtgcgccgcctaatgtgtcgtattacgggaaaagtacgagaatttcttcgaaacagcaatgaataacttttttaatttttttttatgaaagagtaaagaaaatgctacatttgtatgaaaaacaaattatgaattcgttaataaatgactgaactacacgcaattgtttgtgttccaatattaaatgaagcagactttagatggttaaaattcatgaaaacttgaggcgtttccattttcccataaatttgttctgtccatttgtgtgctttcccgaacagacctgtcaataacgagcaacttatcgacgaccaacggaggggaaatcgtaggattcaaagtccccatgaacaaaggaaaagtagaagaatgaaggggaatacttgcctagagtataaacagtggatctcgctgaggaaaactttcattcggcatcggactgttgagcaatccagttcactttgctttcgctgcgcttcgatctaagattggaccccaccagtggtaatccaacttggatatcgtcgtttggtttttctgttcgtttttcgcgttattcgtatcgtgagtttttctttccgcgtcataaattggacgcttcgcgtagtgtatgatAAGCAAGAAAAAGAGGAAGGCACGCTCGAACCctacaaaaaacgaacgcattgccaggggcaattatatatcgaggcaagcgtcatccaatgatgcacgcgatgttggtgcagtgaaaagcgctcgcactgaaccgagccttcgcgagtgtgacaccgcatcgcacaacagcgaagtaggagatttcggcgcgtcggtcgaaaatgtaaacgccgttgcccaggcagcaaccaaaatcaagctccccccgctggtggtgaaggcggtcgttcTTGACAaattcatcagcgaattcgcatcgatgggggtgttacagcagagtacaagctgtgtggcataattcagtctttttccaagcagttaacattgtttgttttccgtcatcataaggttgtgcgtcaaaaaaatatttggggaataccaaacatcttgaatgtcttactggaatgttataagttatttgggttcgcgtgccagttgcaaaagtgccttcagctaggattgcattatcgctatgaagcattgctactgttttcgaagttgttattatcaaaaagagtttatttcgcttgtttagtcaccgagaaagtaaatgtcgttctggaattttggatgtggtttcgcttgccagtagcaaaacttcctccactaagggtgatagctgcgcttctctcgagcatgagaaagaaatacaacttttttcgaggccagtaatattaacagaagcgtttcttttgagaatagcgcaaaatgatgagaagtgtttatattcctagtagtttcaagccaccaatgtatggctctgtatgcatgatatagcgaacgcttgtttggcgcttggtttacgttgtacgaacgatgcctagtgttgtcattgttgttgtttccatgcagtgccaaagatatattgatgtagttatgagatgtggaataatggtgctggtgcaacatgtatataatcgagtctagccgagtctatgtcaattgcgaaaaaggccaaaaaaaaaaaagaaaagcgttcgaggtaaattttcattgcattgacatgaaataaattgcgacttacgaccagctagtgtattgttttgcgagggcaataatgaatcatcaatcaattatcgtcaacaaattctacaatgaaaaaaccatttcagagattattctactaagcagttgtttctaaaatttcacagcattatagaataatatccgaaggtatgaatatgcgacttatatagaataacagcgtagttctacgtcaacaatgcggtcgtatcttggatacaacctcctataatttttttgtataaattatcgcaatttacatgctatGCTAACTTtcctctatttagaaacacgtcaaacgtgagaatttacgcacaaaaatgttacgagcgaaacattatttttttcaggagtcttcatacagaaatgacgaaaattccaaaaactataacagatcgACAAAAGTTGAAgtatagaatttgaaataaaacgccatgtaatgtaaatAATGTAATAAAATAGAAGAACTGAATATAAAATAGAGAAATTTCTTCCTcctaatatagggttggggaaaaagaaatgtcgtaaatgacgcttctcacataacttccaggacccatacacaattaaagcttttatatattacatatgtaaggcctattctggaatactgtaacatcgtttggaaccagtatatggtcgtacatgaagaacgcattgagtcagtccagaaacagtttcttctattagcacttcgtaaactcaactggacctcatttccatttccttcatatgaagcacgctgcatgctcataaacatcccaACACTAgaagaacgccgtgaatttgcaatgctttcttttgttaatgacctaatttcgcaacgagtacagtcagctgaattactagaaaaactaaatttctatgtacctgggcgtcaactaagatcacgaaatttgtttctaaccaaaacatccagaacaaattatgcaaataacgcccctatatatatatatatatatatatatatatatatatatatatatatatatatatatatatatatgctcacatgccggtctacttggatgattcccttccaatcccaccaaacacatagCAAATCCTTCCTGGtcatcaatccgggcttggcgatggtttgggccggctcaccgcgcttcgactacgacttttttcgctttgggttgtcgtacgtgatccacttttcatcaccattcaccatcttcttcaaaaatgggtcgagttcgttccctttcagcagtgcatcgcaggcgttgattcggtctgaaagattttttgcgtcaactcgtgtgacacccatacatccagcttttttgtggaatccaatcttctgcaaatggttccaaacggttttatcgtctatacccagttcctggccaatcgagcgagtgctcacatgccggtctacttggatgatttcaacgattttatcggtttccacgacgattggcctaccagtacggggtgtatcttcgacagccactacaccagaacaaaatcgatcaaaccaacgctgtgctgtgcgaatcgtaacagtatcgggtccataaactacacgaatatttttggccaccctcgttgcagttttacagtttatcacaacactgtcaaaacgacacttgtagcatgtcgtctttaaatagcacggcagtggaacttcatacaaatcactcgtcgaaaagtgtctcctttttcaccgcttgtttacatcgacgaatatatttttttccactatgtctataataattatcataatTATCAAGAACGTTTTCCACCATTCGTTTTTGtgttgtctgtagtaaatcgtatatacgcatgacaatagtcgtactagatgcatgtaggagccgtatattcatccatccaatcgtcgtgaatactgttgcaagtggaaaataaatgtgtgtttgttgcttatgatgcgaacataaataacaacataatacagtaatttaaatttaatacgatatgccgaggcaccactcagtgtcgctttggaggcgattttggcccttaattgaacattggcgatgtgagtggtacagtgtcgacgtctggtggcaactttaatgtggcgccataatttgggccccgaactcgatgtttacaaaaatgtccaattaaacgtgtcacattacaggtctgtccaataatctaaacgtcacattaaatgtaacttactgtatataaacaatatttattcccagcaaattgacaatatcattcagttgtcagtgcaagtcggttcaatttttagagtgtaaaaaaagttcactgtttacataaaagcaatctcgaatcggtcccactttttcgcttgaagttactatcccctgcgtatagtatgacccgatgcgataagtacaacacaagatatgtttaagtgttgccatatattgacaatatacgacatttctttttccccaacccaatatatcggAGCTGCGGTCGATTAAGAAGTACTGTTTATTATAGAAGTACTGGCTTATTATGAAGCAAAATTCTCGCATTTGTGTGATGCGATTTTTTAGAGTTGACGCCCTATATTTGTTTCCTAAagtaaaacatttaaattagagTTGAGTGTGCACCTGACCCGATATGCTATATCACCCAACATTTTGGGTATCACTATACTTAGTTCAGTAATTTGAATTGCCCAGAGACTGGTACAAAAAAGTTACcctttgaaagtattcataacttgaaataaaaaaaagtcacaggaggggttgtgtccgagacacgaccgcaaagttgacgtaggattccgttgggttatctgttacatgctgattttggatatgtttgaagaattacattgttaatctcttggtggccctgaaaagggccgttttgtctggttgttaggtattcttggttcactccaccaatgtccataaccgagtgataatgatagaaagatggtgattagtcatttgatggtgcgtatcacgataggaGATGcctaagtggaatgagatatgatgaaagccgcgctctgtggccctggacgagatggctcctgtgttatgtatggatgaaataaagaaaaaactcatcaatgtaatataagataattatcattatcgaacacaattatcaagttttctcaccagaaaaaaataaaatgggtgggttatagctatgatataaccgcaaggttgacgtggaacttccttagtttagcaatcatttgtttgtattgattgagtttttgattgaatgaaacaatttccgaattcaactgaattcaatttaattgttgtgtgagtaaaaaaactgaataaatgccatgtaaggtcaattcatacattgtgatagattatgttctccgctacatttaaatttaatgacagtccttttacgtttggtatgattcctaggacaaaaaatatgaacggaagaaggaaggaaggtcttgtattatagagactttgaacttttgcagttcactCGTCTCTAgcattgagaaaggccctttgaaaactctactctactctactccagcgctaccacctccaccctcttgccttgagaaaggcactcgatccctcgtcgtccagctcgtccagcaacgatgttgtccagttggtgtccacacaaagaatgtggaacggaagaattatcaaacgattattttattttacatttccctctgaagtttgcatctctcaagtttacgtacttctcgaatcgcgaatttgctggatttgatgagcttcagggactcagtttcgattttgacatgtacgtcgaacgcatattgttaaaTCAATATCCCAGTTATCCCAGCAaacggttatcaacattttgcctaatcatcatgcgtagaaattcagtgagtagaggatatgaaggcatatccttcaatgcaaccttgaataaccgagccaaagcgttgtgttcgtaaccgcttttgtaatccgtgttaggagaaCGCTTTTTGGagtgcaaaacaaaacatgcgggtgcagaagtatccccggcttgcatgaatcaacaacttcaatttctactttttatattacatatgctttaaacttgaatgttcatCCGTCTCTAgtatctgcacgattttcccaggttcttaagtctagaagaccgtgttaaggaaacatattctagactgtacaaaggcaagcgagtataaaagtgctcgcattttgcatttatttgcaaagccgatttccccagacaccttgccaatttccacacgctccatggattagaagtctgtgttagggaaacacatttcagtcggagcaaaaataccccctactttcatgtatttgcaatgccgatttctccaacgctgcttggttttgaagtctgtgttagggaatataTATCGGTGAGAACTAAAatccccctacttccatgtatttacaatgccgatttccccaatattccggttagacgtagtcccacgtcaaaagtgtTGTTTTATTATAGaggaaatatatttgaaattttcgctttaaacccaacggaacacgatgctaaggaccgtatcgttatttatgggtacgccttagagtctccgtctgaaaaagactatagcttgttttgacagctgtttatttttctcctgttgttgacacagttagcgttcagttagcattgttaaaagatcgttttttcctaaaagtgcaatcatgagagggctaacagaagaaaaacgaaaatccattgtgaccagatactgctccgaaacaggaatatcaattagaaaattggcgaaggcggaaggagtaagcgtccatgcggtccaaaacgctatcaagcgatttggtatgtataatacattgaaggatctacccggtcgcggcagaaaacctgggccatccaagccaaacttggataaaaagatttgcaggcaatttgaaagaaaaaaggaattatcgatacgggattgcgcaaaaaagtgtggaacatcaatcggtatggttcaacgtgccaaagaacgtaactcactgaaggcatatagaaagcaaaaatgtcccaaacgcagccaaattcaggcaagttccgtgaaaacccgtgcccgtaagctttacgatgggattttaagcaaacgcgaactgtgcatcgtcatggatgatgaaacctacgtcaaactggactacaaaactcttcctggggcacagttttacactgtaaagcaaggaacagatgtcccgaacgcggagaagtcaattttttgcgaaaaattcggtaagaaagtgctggtttggcaagctgtttgtcaatgtggcatgaaatcatctcctttcttcactctcgggaa
The Toxorhynchites rutilus septentrionalis strain SRP chromosome 2, ASM2978413v1, whole genome shotgun sequence genome window above contains:
- the LOC129768241 gene encoding ATP synthase subunit b isoform X1; this encodes MFSGFTGGAKSSLKNLGSKAESLFEKKKKETSEMAVEKAATAQNLAEEQVKKTQEAFEQTKQESEKLANDTASAVEDAKQKASAVADETEKAAGTLMDHAKQAAENAAQESAKVIEQAAEEQMKVAEEKADEAIKVLNDEADKKLQDANQYADGKRGEVVQTIKETVGKAQDSATSTATNLLGKMHIGK
- the LOC129768241 gene encoding ATP synthase subunit b isoform X2; its protein translation is MFSGFTASLKNLGSKAESLFEKKKKETSEMAVEKAATAQNLAEEQVKKTQEAFEQTKQESEKLANDTASAVEDAKQKASAVADETEKAAGTLMDHAKQAAENAAQESAKVIEQAAEEQMKVAEEKADEAIKVLNDEADKKLQDANQYADGKRGEVVQTIKETVGKAQDSATSTATNLLGKMHIGK